One Fuerstiella marisgermanici DNA window includes the following coding sequences:
- a CDS encoding c-type cytochrome, translated as MPANESFLWNQKKLHLVFAISCVALLVGVIIVMVQDYSDPWRAYQSTNFKLQAAAKERDIAQLKSEQFVAQREELASELSELEAAMDFESRAAEAERDAAKAESEQARQELEQEAANLREIAELRKQLEKERDAAQRAVDKLALDLKNKNAVRDEKRADFDLGVRDQLDDATLVALTEKYEEAQVASDQVQLELEAAQQRLKEIGDADAVQVVYEEGDSADVKAEKEAAAEKRREQLRTLADLKLQTVEVKKSIDKLQADVVLAEAALDDIEPESGLKKLKRTVMALPIIDGFNGQYKPTQDWLPELHQTLGMTEIARFDRCRTCHMNMDRTAPGNKAAFPHGDIESDDVQDWIAENKFPHPYTTHPNHELFVTASSPHPVATFGCTACHDGQGSGTDFGNAEHTPNDPHQAEDWHHEFGYHPNHFWEYPMQPERFQESTCIKCHHNVTELSVHPEFGNSAPKVSKGFELIGKYGCFGCHEIHGFDGGSAIGPDIRLEPQTAAQEQRVAEDPTQVAGKYRKVGPSLRHIAAKTSASFIAYWTEIPGRFRPSTKMPQFFNLSNQQDEKAQAFEAVELQGIAKVLINGSQDIDLLKPAADYTPDAERGKTLFKERGCLACHQHSAVPGTEADFGPNISDIHKKVDRNEDNADFSDWLYTWVKEPTRYHERTRMPNLYLDPYTQGEDTIDPAADITAFLLSQGKAEEFPVEEASDEALDELVTLFLKKARFSETAVETILETKRFPRTLEDTSGDERVLATEDATAVENADDWRNRKLEYIGRRTISRYGCYGCHDIPGYEDARPIGVALQDWGRKDTSKLGLEHIEEFLHHHGETGYRNFDEALGDSTLERVKEGMAMAEDGSVSEEKLEPEMTHAYFYDSLLHHGRPGFIWQKLRGPRTYDWLKTETKGYDERLRMPKFPLKEDEIEAIATFVLGLVAEPPSEKYVYTPDVQEQNRIEGEFLLAKYNCTGCHIVELPKVTFGVDLDEDILPSQLGPADHEDALELLLNIRKPKMALTGESGKFKIDGEEVELPLASFHGIRMVEPDPEEEDPEFRESGFDSWETLQFGEGEDAPRLFPATRITVPDTKMVDYQAARGGDFAEWLVDDLVENRTDGNRNLAWQASPPPLYQEGLKVQTPWLYQFLLEPEQLRYTTVLRMPRFNLSPKEAQTLANYFAAVDGAEFPYQELKPKDPNYLTETAEELREEDLLAKDESYLHQSWKVINGPLCIKCHSLGGRKFKASDPKKDIQGPNLNRVHQRLRADWLRVWLYKPTWITPYTSMPVNFPKNQQQFPDLFGGEAGHQVEGVAAGLMNYPKLMEDVGPVVYSPPGTEAAPVEGAATADEATDPTDAPKPAEESSEKAAALNNASDKPKLTASADTTGAEE; from the coding sequence ATGCCGGCAAACGAATCCTTTCTTTGGAATCAGAAGAAGCTGCATCTGGTCTTTGCGATTAGTTGTGTCGCCCTGCTGGTAGGCGTCATCATCGTGATGGTGCAGGACTACTCTGATCCATGGCGCGCGTACCAGTCCACCAACTTTAAGTTGCAGGCGGCTGCGAAAGAACGCGACATTGCTCAGCTTAAGTCTGAGCAATTCGTTGCGCAGCGGGAAGAACTGGCGAGCGAGTTGTCTGAGCTTGAGGCGGCAATGGATTTCGAAAGCCGTGCCGCGGAAGCCGAACGTGATGCGGCAAAGGCTGAATCTGAGCAGGCACGTCAGGAACTGGAGCAGGAAGCCGCGAATCTGCGTGAGATTGCAGAGCTGCGGAAGCAGCTTGAAAAAGAAAGAGACGCGGCTCAACGTGCTGTCGATAAGCTCGCGCTCGACCTGAAGAATAAGAACGCGGTTCGAGACGAAAAGCGAGCCGACTTTGACCTTGGTGTACGCGACCAGCTGGACGATGCGACGTTGGTAGCGTTGACGGAAAAATACGAGGAAGCTCAGGTTGCGAGTGATCAGGTGCAGCTTGAACTCGAAGCTGCTCAGCAACGACTCAAAGAAATCGGCGACGCGGACGCTGTGCAGGTTGTCTACGAAGAAGGCGACTCAGCGGACGTTAAAGCCGAAAAGGAAGCGGCCGCCGAAAAACGCCGTGAGCAACTAAGAACTCTGGCCGATCTGAAGCTGCAGACGGTCGAAGTGAAGAAGTCGATTGACAAGCTGCAGGCTGACGTTGTTTTGGCCGAAGCCGCGCTCGACGACATTGAACCGGAAAGTGGCCTCAAAAAGCTCAAGCGAACCGTAATGGCACTGCCGATCATCGACGGCTTCAACGGTCAGTACAAACCGACTCAGGACTGGCTTCCCGAATTGCATCAAACACTGGGTATGACGGAAATCGCGCGCTTCGATCGTTGCCGCACATGTCACATGAACATGGACCGCACCGCCCCGGGCAATAAGGCTGCGTTTCCTCACGGCGACATTGAATCTGATGATGTCCAGGACTGGATCGCTGAGAACAAGTTCCCACATCCCTATACAACACATCCTAATCACGAACTATTCGTGACCGCATCCAGCCCTCACCCGGTCGCCACGTTCGGCTGTACGGCCTGTCACGACGGTCAGGGTTCCGGCACCGACTTCGGAAACGCGGAACACACGCCCAATGATCCTCACCAGGCTGAGGATTGGCACCACGAATTCGGCTATCACCCGAATCACTTCTGGGAATACCCGATGCAGCCGGAACGATTCCAGGAATCGACCTGCATCAAGTGTCACCACAACGTGACAGAACTGAGCGTGCATCCGGAATTCGGAAATTCAGCACCCAAAGTGTCGAAAGGCTTTGAGCTGATCGGCAAGTATGGTTGCTTTGGGTGTCATGAAATTCACGGCTTCGACGGCGGTTCGGCCATCGGTCCGGACATTCGTCTGGAACCGCAGACGGCTGCTCAGGAGCAGCGAGTTGCAGAAGATCCAACTCAGGTTGCGGGCAAGTACCGAAAAGTTGGGCCCAGCCTGCGACATATCGCGGCCAAGACGTCAGCCAGCTTTATTGCATACTGGACAGAAATCCCTGGTCGGTTCCGTCCGTCCACCAAGATGCCTCAGTTCTTTAATCTCAGCAATCAACAGGACGAGAAGGCTCAGGCCTTTGAAGCTGTCGAGCTGCAAGGAATTGCGAAAGTGTTGATCAATGGTTCACAGGACATTGATCTGCTGAAGCCCGCTGCGGACTACACGCCGGATGCGGAACGAGGCAAGACGCTGTTTAAAGAACGAGGCTGTCTTGCATGTCACCAGCACTCAGCAGTTCCGGGTACGGAGGCGGACTTCGGGCCGAACATCAGTGATATTCACAAGAAGGTCGACCGCAACGAAGATAACGCCGACTTCAGCGACTGGCTATACACCTGGGTGAAAGAGCCGACTCGGTATCACGAACGTACGAGGATGCCGAACCTGTATCTGGATCCGTACACTCAAGGTGAAGACACCATCGATCCGGCCGCGGACATCACGGCGTTTCTGCTCAGCCAAGGCAAGGCCGAAGAGTTCCCAGTTGAAGAAGCTTCTGACGAAGCGTTGGACGAACTGGTCACTCTGTTCTTGAAGAAAGCTCGATTCAGCGAAACGGCAGTCGAAACAATTTTGGAAACGAAGCGGTTTCCTCGCACGCTGGAAGACACGTCAGGTGACGAACGAGTTCTCGCCACAGAAGACGCTACTGCGGTCGAAAATGCAGACGACTGGCGAAACCGGAAGCTTGAATACATCGGGCGTCGTACGATTTCTCGCTACGGCTGCTACGGCTGTCATGATATTCCAGGCTACGAAGACGCTCGGCCAATCGGTGTCGCGCTGCAGGATTGGGGTCGCAAAGACACGAGTAAGCTCGGACTGGAACATATTGAAGAATTCCTTCACCACCACGGTGAGACGGGCTACCGTAATTTCGACGAAGCTCTAGGCGATTCGACCCTTGAGCGAGTCAAAGAAGGCATGGCGATGGCCGAAGACGGTTCGGTTTCTGAAGAAAAGCTTGAGCCTGAAATGACTCATGCCTACTTCTACGACAGTCTTCTGCATCATGGCCGACCGGGCTTCATCTGGCAGAAGCTGCGTGGTCCTCGCACCTACGACTGGTTGAAGACGGAAACCAAGGGTTACGACGAACGTCTGCGGATGCCGAAGTTTCCTCTGAAGGAAGATGAAATCGAAGCGATCGCAACCTTCGTGCTGGGCTTAGTGGCAGAACCGCCAAGCGAAAAATATGTGTATACGCCGGACGTTCAGGAGCAGAACCGCATTGAAGGGGAATTCCTGCTGGCGAAGTACAACTGCACCGGTTGTCACATTGTTGAACTGCCAAAAGTCACTTTTGGCGTCGATCTGGATGAGGACATTCTGCCGTCGCAACTCGGACCGGCTGATCATGAAGATGCGCTGGAGCTGCTGCTTAATATTCGGAAGCCGAAGATGGCTCTGACGGGTGAAAGTGGCAAGTTCAAGATCGACGGCGAAGAAGTTGAACTGCCACTGGCTTCGTTCCATGGAATTCGCATGGTGGAACCGGATCCTGAAGAAGAAGATCCGGAATTCCGCGAGAGCGGGTTCGACAGTTGGGAGACACTTCAGTTCGGTGAAGGCGAAGATGCACCGCGATTGTTTCCGGCTACTCGAATTACTGTTCCCGATACCAAGATGGTTGACTATCAAGCCGCTCGCGGGGGTGACTTTGCGGAATGGCTGGTCGATGATCTTGTTGAGAACCGAACTGACGGAAACCGAAACCTTGCCTGGCAGGCATCACCGCCTCCGTTGTATCAGGAAGGTCTGAAAGTTCAGACGCCATGGCTGTATCAGTTCCTGTTGGAACCCGAACAGCTTCGCTACACAACCGTGTTGCGAATGCCGCGTTTCAACCTCAGCCCGAAAGAAGCTCAAACACTTGCCAACTACTTCGCGGCAGTGGACGGAGCAGAATTCCCTTATCAGGAACTGAAACCGAAGGATCCAAACTATCTCACGGAAACCGCAGAGGAACTTCGAGAAGAAGATCTGTTAGCGAAAGACGAATCGTATTTGCACCAGTCCTGGAAGGTCATCAACGGCCCGCTTTGTATTAAGTGCCACTCGTTGGGTGGACGCAAGTTCAAGGCGTCAGATCCAAAGAAAGACATTCAGGGCCCGAACCTCAATCGCGTCCACCAAAGATTGCGAGCGGACTGGCTGCGAGTGTGGCTCTACAAACCAACATGGATTACTCCATACACGTCGATGCCCGTTAACTTCCCGAAAAATCAACAACAGTTTCCGGACTTGTTCGGCGGTGAAGCCGGTCATCAAGTGGAAGGCGTGGCGGCTGGCCTGATGAACTATCCAAAACTCATGGAAGATGTCGGACCTGTGGTCTATAGCCCTCCCGGGACCGAAGCCGCTCCTGTCGAAGGTGCTGCCACGGCGGATGAAGCAACGGATCCGACGGATGCTCCTAAGCCTGCCGAGGAATCGTCAGAAAAGGCGGCGGCATTGAACAACGCGTCAGACAAGCCCAAGCTAACTGCCTCTGCAGACACCACTGGAGCGGAGGAATAA
- a CDS encoding cytochrome b N-terminal domain-containing protein: protein MSVGDYIRNSQIWKSVFRHPAPTDRRNRVVVMLTNFFLHLHPVSIKQQGIALSYTWCMGGITFFLFLVETLTGVMLMFYYRPTLEWAFYDIQALRDVQTLGIMREIHRWGAHAMVITVWLHMYRVFLTGSYKPPREFNWVIGVLLLVLTLLLSFTGYLLPWDQLAIWAITVGSNMARAHPFLGGEGPGFQLLNMGGYDLITNASDAKFLLLGGRFVGEATLNRFYILHCVAIPIVVSGLIAVHFWRVRKDGGISQPL, encoded by the coding sequence GTGTCCGTAGGCGACTATATTCGTAACTCACAGATCTGGAAGAGTGTCTTCCGTCACCCGGCTCCGACGGACCGTCGTAATCGAGTGGTCGTGATGCTGACCAACTTCTTTTTGCATCTGCACCCGGTTTCGATCAAGCAGCAGGGGATCGCTCTGTCCTACACATGGTGTATGGGCGGGATCACGTTCTTTCTGTTTCTGGTGGAAACGCTCACCGGCGTGATGCTGATGTTCTATTATCGGCCCACTTTGGAGTGGGCGTTCTACGATATTCAGGCGCTGCGCGATGTGCAGACGCTGGGGATCATGCGTGAGATCCACCGCTGGGGGGCTCACGCGATGGTGATCACCGTCTGGCTGCATATGTACCGCGTCTTTTTGACGGGAAGTTACAAGCCGCCGCGTGAATTCAACTGGGTGATCGGCGTTTTGCTGTTGGTGTTAACTCTATTGCTGTCCTTCACTGGCTATCTGTTGCCTTGGGATCAGCTTGCGATCTGGGCGATTACTGTCGGGTCGAACATGGCTCGCGCCCATCCTTTCCTGGGTGGTGAGGGGCCTGGTTTTCAGTTGCTGAACATGGGCGGATATGACCTGATTACAAATGCCAGTGATGCCAAGTTCCTGCTGCTGGGTGGTCGCTTCGTAGGTGAAGCGACCCTGAACCGGTTCTATATTCTGCATTGCGTGGCGATTCCGATTGTCGTCTCTGGTTTGATTGCGGTCCACTTCTGGCGAGTTCGTAAGGACGGGGGCATCAGTCAGCCGCTGTAA
- a CDS encoding ubiquinol-cytochrome c reductase iron-sulfur subunit → MSDKNPSSEDILARIRGGAPAPKPSADDAAPVDEATNESEAAAEKPDGPPPSGTSDILASIKGGGAPKAAAKPSGAAPKGTADILASIKGGGGGAAAKPAGGAAPSGTASILASIKGGGASKPAAGGAAAKKPAAKAAAVDAAKAKGMSAAEMIEAARKGVVTADPVTGEPTGAAKAVALPKKPLKKKADTPFAAPKAKSQDVSRRGALGSIAGVLLSPVVIAWSSLTAATAASGLAMARFMMPNVLVEPPTKFKIGPQTDYGAGTVATKWKAQFGVWIVNDEIDGQQMVYALSTVCTHLGCTPNWLEGEQKFKCPCHGSGFYKTGVNFEGPAPRPLERYGIRLAEDGMLEVDKSVKFQQELGQWENAASFVPV, encoded by the coding sequence ATGAGCGACAAAAATCCTTCCTCCGAAGATATTCTTGCCCGCATTCGTGGTGGAGCACCCGCTCCGAAACCATCTGCGGACGATGCCGCCCCCGTTGATGAGGCGACAAACGAATCCGAAGCTGCGGCAGAGAAGCCTGATGGCCCGCCGCCGTCGGGGACGTCTGACATATTGGCATCGATCAAAGGCGGGGGAGCACCGAAAGCTGCTGCCAAGCCATCCGGCGCCGCCCCCAAGGGCACTGCAGATATTCTGGCATCGATCAAAGGTGGCGGTGGTGGAGCAGCAGCTAAGCCAGCAGGCGGCGCAGCTCCATCCGGCACGGCCAGTATCCTGGCGTCCATCAAAGGTGGCGGTGCTTCCAAGCCTGCGGCTGGTGGTGCGGCAGCCAAGAAGCCAGCCGCAAAGGCTGCGGCGGTCGATGCGGCCAAAGCGAAAGGCATGTCTGCCGCTGAAATGATCGAAGCCGCTCGCAAGGGAGTGGTTACGGCTGATCCTGTGACAGGCGAGCCCACTGGTGCGGCAAAAGCGGTCGCATTGCCGAAGAAGCCGCTGAAGAAGAAAGCGGACACTCCGTTTGCTGCACCGAAGGCCAAGTCACAGGACGTATCGCGTCGAGGCGCTTTGGGTTCGATTGCTGGTGTGCTGCTTAGTCCGGTCGTGATCGCATGGTCATCGCTGACAGCTGCCACTGCGGCGTCCGGTCTCGCGATGGCTCGATTCATGATGCCTAATGTGCTGGTGGAGCCGCCGACAAAATTCAAAATCGGTCCGCAAACTGATTATGGTGCGGGTACGGTTGCCACGAAGTGGAAAGCTCAGTTTGGTGTTTGGATTGTGAATGACGAAATCGACGGGCAGCAAATGGTATACGCCCTGTCGACCGTGTGTACTCATCTGGGCTGCACGCCGAACTGGCTGGAAGGCGAACAGAAATTCAAGTGTCCGTGCCATGGCTCGGGATTCTATAAAACCGGCGTCAACTTCGAAGGTCCAGCTCCTCGGCCGCTTGAGCGGTATGGGATTCGGTTGGCAGAAGATGGGATGCTGGAAGTGGATAAGAGTGTTAAGTTCCAGCAGGAACTTGGTCAGTGGGAGAATGCTGCCAGCTTTGTGCCAGTGTAG
- a CDS encoding porin family protein, with product MLTLLQKMVQEDPTRSDSWRLIGRIYQKQGDTAQAKKAFERALQEQADNIAAHSDLGDLLSDLGQSEAAAAHYSAVMSLGPESSYAAELSKRGFGNTGSSNAPSMADSTTIDEDELNSINLIGYEIQTFDGADDLDRILDVIESDTTTPTDRFRAVFEVGTLYNTNLSLTPISRSLRTGDGASAQLFISPSLEWIAFDNGRMRVGPLGRGYFTFNESNFDSLNLASFQPGLFVERDFEWADHPLIGRVDYVYSTDFLGGDHFGDRHSVTASLTAILPDSDAIYSYFTTSFADFTEDGVTPSVESLDGPAYTAGVSRFFTTESKWIPAWSLGADLEHAATRGADFRYSAANLHTDVTIQLNEKLSLIPKAGVGYRHYPDFTGAVDRDETTWRVGARLRWQCTKLFSVSAIVGYDRFASDNEEFDTDRTEAGIVFTFTH from the coding sequence ATGCTGACTCTGCTGCAGAAGATGGTGCAGGAAGATCCCACGCGTTCGGATTCGTGGCGGCTGATTGGCCGGATCTATCAAAAGCAAGGCGATACAGCTCAGGCGAAGAAGGCTTTCGAAAGAGCTCTCCAGGAGCAGGCCGACAACATCGCCGCTCACTCGGACCTGGGCGACTTGCTTTCGGATCTTGGGCAATCAGAAGCGGCGGCCGCTCACTATTCCGCTGTGATGTCGCTCGGGCCAGAAAGCAGTTACGCCGCAGAGCTCAGCAAACGAGGCTTCGGCAACACAGGTTCGTCGAATGCTCCTTCTATGGCGGACAGTACGACCATCGACGAAGACGAACTGAATTCCATCAACCTGATCGGCTATGAGATTCAAACCTTCGATGGCGCCGACGATCTTGATCGGATTCTGGATGTCATCGAATCAGACACCACGACGCCAACGGATCGGTTTCGTGCGGTGTTTGAGGTTGGCACGCTGTACAACACGAATCTGAGTCTGACACCCATCAGTCGAAGCCTGCGCACAGGCGATGGAGCCAGTGCGCAACTGTTTATCAGTCCGAGTCTGGAGTGGATTGCTTTTGACAATGGCCGAATGCGAGTCGGGCCGTTGGGACGCGGGTACTTTACTTTCAATGAAAGCAATTTTGATTCTCTCAACCTTGCCAGCTTTCAGCCCGGACTGTTTGTGGAGCGGGATTTTGAATGGGCCGATCATCCGCTAATCGGCCGTGTGGATTACGTGTACAGTACAGACTTCCTCGGTGGCGATCATTTTGGCGACCGGCATTCCGTCACTGCGTCGCTGACAGCCATCCTGCCGGACAGCGATGCCATCTACAGCTACTTCACGACAAGCTTCGCCGACTTCACCGAAGATGGAGTGACTCCGTCTGTCGAATCTCTGGACGGCCCTGCTTACACAGCAGGAGTCAGTCGCTTTTTTACCACGGAGTCGAAGTGGATTCCGGCCTGGAGTTTGGGGGCCGACCTGGAACACGCCGCCACGCGAGGTGCTGACTTCCGATATTCAGCGGCAAATCTTCACACGGACGTGACGATTCAGCTCAACGAAAAGCTTAGCCTCATTCCTAAAGCTGGCGTCGGGTATCGGCATTACCCGGACTTCACAGGAGCTGTCGATCGCGATGAAACCACCTGGCGCGTCGGCGCTCGACTGCGTTGGCAATGCACGAAGTTGTTCTCCGTGTCGGCGATCGTGGGGTACGACCGATTTGCTTCCGACAACGAGGAGTTCGACACTGATCGAACGGAAGCAGGGATCGTGTTTACCTTCACGCATTAG
- a CDS encoding neutral/alkaline non-lysosomal ceramidase N-terminal domain-containing protein, which yields MFKVLQTIVVLVGIAAAAIAQDKPAAESGAKVAVKAGAAAVDITPTEFPLNMPGGFSENMAQSAHDPLHSRALVLSDGTTTLAMVVVDTLGASPELLDEAKKIAAEKTGMATDRMLISSTHTHSGPSSSSRDGSGPAAAYRKVLINGIAESIVRAHAALQPASVGAASHPFPDEVFNRRWYLKPGKMPANPFGKMDAVKMNPSRSPGVMDRPAGPTDPDITILSVQDARRKPLALFANYSLHYVGATPRGQLSADYFGEFARLMPTRLRAGEDFVAMMSNGTSGDINNIPFTTIRPPREPFEQIQIVARKAADTAWFAHGKIETHQAEAPLAMLQREVVLKYRRPSEEETAAARKILALTDEDAIKRLPRLAQNYARRTVRAAEREEETLTVIIQAIRIGDLAVCAIPFETFVEIGLELKDRSPFSTTIVIGLANGRIGYLPTPEQHRLGGYETWLGTNQVEKDSSVILVQQLQGMMEELHAGKAAK from the coding sequence ATGTTTAAAGTTCTACAGACCATCGTTGTTCTGGTCGGCATAGCTGCTGCCGCGATTGCTCAGGACAAGCCAGCCGCAGAATCCGGAGCGAAGGTGGCCGTAAAGGCGGGAGCAGCGGCGGTCGACATCACACCGACGGAATTTCCGCTCAACATGCCCGGCGGATTTTCAGAGAACATGGCACAGAGTGCTCATGATCCACTGCATTCGCGAGCACTTGTGCTAAGCGACGGCACGACGACGTTGGCGATGGTTGTCGTGGACACTTTGGGAGCTTCGCCCGAACTTTTGGACGAAGCGAAGAAGATTGCAGCAGAGAAAACCGGAATGGCGACGGATCGCATGCTGATCAGTTCCACTCACACTCACAGCGGGCCGTCGTCAAGTTCAAGAGACGGATCCGGACCGGCCGCCGCGTATCGCAAAGTGCTGATTAATGGGATCGCGGAATCCATCGTTCGAGCTCACGCGGCCCTGCAACCAGCGTCGGTCGGGGCTGCCAGTCATCCTTTTCCGGATGAAGTCTTCAATCGTCGGTGGTATCTAAAGCCTGGCAAAATGCCCGCCAATCCGTTCGGAAAGATGGACGCGGTCAAAATGAATCCCTCCCGCAGCCCCGGGGTAATGGATCGCCCGGCCGGTCCAACAGATCCTGACATCACAATTCTTTCTGTGCAGGACGCTCGCCGGAAACCGCTCGCTCTTTTCGCCAATTACTCGCTTCACTACGTCGGCGCCACGCCACGCGGTCAGCTTTCGGCGGATTATTTCGGTGAATTCGCGCGTTTGATGCCGACGCGTTTACGAGCTGGCGAAGACTTTGTGGCGATGATGTCGAACGGAACGTCGGGCGACATTAACAACATTCCGTTTACAACAATCCGGCCGCCTCGCGAACCGTTCGAGCAGATTCAGATCGTGGCTCGTAAAGCGGCCGACACGGCCTGGTTTGCTCACGGCAAAATTGAAACACACCAGGCAGAAGCTCCGTTGGCGATGCTGCAGCGTGAAGTTGTTCTGAAGTATCGACGGCCAAGCGAGGAAGAAACGGCGGCTGCTAGAAAAATTCTGGCACTCACAGACGAAGATGCCATCAAGCGTCTCCCACGACTCGCCCAAAACTACGCGCGACGGACAGTGCGAGCAGCTGAACGCGAAGAGGAAACTCTGACCGTGATTATTCAGGCGATACGAATCGGGGATCTCGCCGTTTGTGCGATTCCGTTCGAAACGTTCGTCGAAATCGGACTGGAACTCAAAGACCGCAGCCCGTTCTCCACGACCATTGTGATTGGTTTGGCAAACGGACGAATTGGTTACCTGCCGACTCCCGAGCAGCATCGGCTTGGCGGCTACGAAACATGGCTCGGCACCAACCAGGTCGAAAAGGATTCATCCGTCATCCTTGTCCAGCAACTGCAGGGGATGATGGAAGAACTGCACGCAGGCAAAGCGGCGAAATGA
- a CDS encoding CNNM domain-containing protein, whose protein sequence is MSPDVILLIVFLLIALSFSFFCSVAEAVLLSISPSFTASLRDTNSGVAELIERLKENVERPLAAILSLNTIAHTVGAAGVGAQAQIVFEGKYIGLTSAILTLLILILSEIIPKTLGAVYWRPLAPIVCRSVAMLIWLMYPLVVMSEWLAKLIAPAEAHPTVTREEVAALAARGAEEGHLHNDESRILNNLFRFRVLKVKDIMTPRPVVLALPQSMTVGEAMEKHPKLQFSRVPLFEETRDEIVGFVLKTDILLAQAHDEHDKPLSEMRRDIVTIRPGASLSQLFETLIDTRAHLALVVDEYGGFAGLATLEDLVETLFGLEIVDEADRAEDMQALARQKWLERAKSLGLDVEELTSDVIDEPKP, encoded by the coding sequence ATGAGTCCCGACGTAATTCTGCTGATCGTCTTTCTGCTAATCGCATTAAGCTTTTCGTTTTTTTGTTCGGTGGCCGAAGCTGTGCTGCTGTCAATTTCTCCGTCGTTCACGGCTTCGTTAAGGGATACCAACAGCGGTGTTGCGGAACTTATCGAACGTCTGAAGGAAAACGTCGAACGCCCTTTGGCCGCCATTTTGAGCTTGAATACGATTGCTCACACAGTGGGAGCAGCGGGTGTGGGGGCTCAGGCGCAGATCGTTTTCGAAGGCAAGTACATTGGGCTGACCTCGGCGATTTTGACGCTGTTGATTCTGATTCTGTCGGAGATCATTCCGAAGACGCTGGGAGCAGTCTACTGGCGGCCTTTGGCACCGATCGTGTGTCGGTCTGTGGCCATGTTGATCTGGTTGATGTACCCACTGGTCGTGATGTCAGAATGGCTGGCCAAGCTGATTGCGCCGGCGGAGGCTCATCCCACGGTCACTCGAGAAGAAGTGGCAGCTCTGGCGGCGCGCGGTGCGGAGGAAGGACATCTGCACAACGACGAATCTCGTATTCTGAATAACCTGTTTCGCTTTCGCGTGCTGAAAGTCAAAGACATCATGACGCCGCGTCCTGTGGTGCTGGCGTTGCCGCAGTCAATGACTGTCGGGGAGGCGATGGAGAAACATCCGAAGTTGCAGTTTTCCCGCGTTCCTTTGTTCGAAGAAACTCGCGACGAGATTGTGGGTTTTGTGCTGAAGACGGACATCCTTCTGGCGCAGGCTCACGACGAACATGACAAGCCGCTGAGTGAAATGCGGCGTGATATCGTCACGATTCGTCCGGGGGCGTCACTGTCGCAGTTGTTCGAAACACTGATTGATACGCGAGCTCACCTGGCGTTGGTGGTCGACGAATACGGAGGCTTTGCCGGCCTGGCCACGTTGGAGGACCTTGTGGAAACGTTGTTCGGTCTGGAGATCGTGGATGAAGCCGATCGCGCCGAAGATATGCAGGCTCTGGCCAGGCAAAAGTGGCTCGAACGCGCCAAGAGTCTGGGGCTGGACGTGGAGGAGTTGACGTCTGACGTGATCGACGAGCCGAAGCCGTAA